The following proteins are encoded in a genomic region of Liolophura sinensis isolate JHLJ2023 chromosome 7, CUHK_Ljap_v2, whole genome shotgun sequence:
- the LOC135469666 gene encoding tumor protein p73-like, with amino-acid sequence MAYSHHLSQHSYQDFLQLWTSLEELSPDNSYPTLTTEADTEHNLLGSSLEDLHSELTTEDIPCKPVSTINSSPTSQIAGQISTVTSPLPSSPPHTATTPSCPGQTSPQIVTSPSGEQVYAKHSTPSNTNYPGTYGFQVSFSPPQKETKSTSWTYSALGRKLYVKMASSCPVQFHTSQPSPEGSIIRAMAVFSKAEHAQAVVTRCPNHVSSREHNQNHPAPSHLVRCEHQLSHYLDDPSTGRHSVLTPYQQPQAGCPHLTYLYQFMCLGSCVGGPNRRPMQIVFTLENDQLVLGRAAVDIRICACPARDKRLEEKSYLPKPPASSPSYTTGDKPRAAHKRKLDTTDTFTITIHGRDNFEILRKIRDSLELMSSLSNDQVTQYKQCKVSKSCTQLLQHDLSTEFFSLPQIIPPLQMVQ; translated from the coding sequence ATGGCTTACTCTCACCACCTCTCTCAACATTCCTATCAGGACTTTCTACAACTGTGGACAAGCCTTGAGGAGCTCAGCCCAGATAACTCTTACCCTACCCTCACCACAGAGGCTGACACAGAGCATAACCTTCTTGGTTCATCCCTGGAGGATCTCCACTCTGAGTTAACAACCGAGGACATACCTTGTAAGCCGGTCTCCACAATTAACTCTTCTCCCACATCTCAGATCGCTGGTCAAATATCCACAGTGACCAGTCCTCTGCCCAGTTCTCCTCCCCACACAGCAACAACCCCATCCTGTCCTGGTCAAACCTCACCTCAGATTGTCACAAGTCCTTCAGGAGAGCAAGTGTATGCCAAACATTCCACTCCTTCCAACACCAATTATCCTGGCACATACGGATTCCAAGTCTCCTTCTCTCCACCCCAGAAAGAGACCAAATCCACAAGCTGGACATACTCTGCCCTCGGCCGCAAGCTTTATGTCAAGATGGCCAGCTCCTGTCCTGTTCAGTTTCACACCAGTCAGCCTTCACCAGAGGGCAGTATTATCCGAGCCATGGCCGTTTTCAGCAAGGCAGAACACGCTCAAGCTGTGGTCACACGGTGTCCTAACCATGTCAGCAGCAGAGAGCACAACCAGAACCACCCTGCTCCTAGTCACCTTGTTCGCTGTGAGCATCAACTCAGTCACTACCTGGACGATCCTTCCACAGGCAGACACAGTGTGCTCACTCCTTATCAGCAGCCACAGGCTGGCTGCCCTCATCTCACCTATCTCTACCAGTTCATGTGTCTGGGATCCTGTGTGGGAGGACCCAACAGAAGACCAATGCAGATTGTCTTCACCCTAGAGAACGACCAGCTAGTTCTGGGAAGAGCCGCTGTAGACATCCGCATCTGTGCCTGTCCTGCCCGTGACAAGAGACTGGAGGAAAAGTCCTATTTACCTAAACCTCCAGCTTCCTCTCCCAGCTACACCACAGGCGACAAACCCAGGGCCGCTCACAAGAGGAAACTTGACACCACAGACACTTTTACCATCACCATTCATGGCCGTGATAACTTTGAAATCTTACGCAAAatcagagattccttagaactCATGTCTTCTTTATCCAATGATCAAGTCACTCAATACAAACAATGTAAAGTTTCCAAATCCTGTACTCAACTTTTACAGCATGACTTGTCAACAGAGTTCTTTTCATTGCCACAAATTATTCCCCCTCTACAGATGGTTCAATAA
- the LOC135469667 gene encoding tumor protein p73-like, with product MAYSHHLSQHSYQDFLQLWTSLEELSPDNSYPTLTTEADTEHNLLGSSLEDLHSELTTEDIPCEPVSTINSSPTSQIAGQISTVTSPLPSSPPHTATTPSCPGQTSPQIVTSPSGEQVYAKHSTPSNTNYPGTYGFQVSFSPPQKETKSTSWTYSALGRKLYVKMASSCPVQFHTSQPPPEGSIIRAMAVFSKAEHAQGVVTRCPNHVSSREHNQNHPAPSHLVRCEHQLSHYLDDPSTGRHSVLTPYQQPQAGCPHLTYLYQFMCLGSCVGGPNRRPMQIVFTLENDQLVLGRAAVDIRICACPARDKRLEEKSYLPKPPASSPSYTTGDKPRAAHKRKLDTTDTFTITIHGRDNFEILRKIRDSLELMSSLSNDQVTQYKQCKVSKSCTQLLQHDLSTEFFSLPQIIPPLQMVQ from the coding sequence ATGGCTTACTCTCACCACCTCTCTCAACATTCCTATCAGGACTTTCTACAACTGTGGACAAGCCTTGAGGAGCTCAGCCCAGATAACTCTTACCCTACCCTCACCACAGAGGCTGACACAGAGCATAACCTTCTTGGTTCATCCCTGGAGGATCTCCACTCTGAGTTAACAACCGAGGACATACCTTGTGAGCCGGTCTCCACAATTAACTCTTCTCCCACATCTCAGATCGCTGGTCAAATATCCACAGTGACCAGTCCTCTGCCCAGTTCTCCTCCCCACACAGCAACAACCCCATCCTGTCCTGGTCAAACCTCACCTCAGATTGTCACAAGTCCTTCAGGAGAGCAAGTGTATGCCAAACATTCCACTCCTTCCAACACCAATTATCCTGGCACATACGGATTCCAAGTCTCCTTCTCTCCACCCCAGAAAGAGACCAAATCCACAAGCTGGACATACTCTGCCCTCGGCCGCAAGCTTTATGTCAAGATGGCCAGCTCCTGTCCTGTTCAGTTTCACACCAGTCAGCCTCCACCAGAGGGCAGTATTATCCGAGCCATGGCCGTTTTCAGCAAGGCAGAACACGCTCAAGGTGTGGTCACACGGTGTCCTAACCATGTCAGCAGCAGAGAGCACAACCAGAACCACCCTGCTCCTAGTCACCTTGTTCGCTGTGAGCATCAACTCAGTCACTACCTGGACGATCCTTCCACAGGCAGACACAGTGTGCTCACTCCTTATCAGCAGCCACAGGCTGGCTGCCCTCATCTCACCTATCTCTACCAGTTCATGTGTCTGGGATCCTGTGTGGGAGGACCCAACAGAAGACCAATGCAGATTGTCTTCACCCTAGAGAACGACCAGCTAGTTCTGGGAAGAGCCGCTGTAGACATCCGCATCTGTGCCTGTCCTGCCCGTGACAAGAGACTGGAGGAAAAGTCCTATTTACCTAAACCTCCAGCTTCCTCTCCCAGCTACACCACAGGCGACAAACCCAGGGCCGCTCACAAGAGGAAACTTGACACCACAGACACTTTTACCATCACCATTCATGGCCGTGATAACTTTGAAATCTTACGCAAAatcagagattccttagaactCATGTCTTCTTTATCCAATGATCAAGTCACTCAATACAAACAATGTAAAGTTTCCAAATCCTGTACTCAACTTTTACAGCATGACTTGTCAACAGAGTTCTTTTCATTGCCACAAATTATTCCCCCTCTACAGATGGTTCAATAA
- the LOC135469668 gene encoding cellular tumor antigen p53-like codes for MSYIYFSTLTTSHFSLRSISNMAYSHHLSQHSYQDFLQLWTSLEELSPDNSYPTLTTEADTEHNLLGSSLEDLHSELTTEDIPCEPVSTINSSPTSQIAGQISTVTSPLSSSPPHTATTPSCPGQTSPQIVTSPSGEQVYAKHSTPSNTNYPGTYGFQVSFSPPQKETKSTSWTYSALGRKLYVKMASSCPVQFHTSQPPPEGSITRAMAVFSKAEHAQAVVTRCPNHVSSREHNQNHPAPSHLVRCEHQLSHYLDDPSTGRHSVLTPYQQPQAGCPHLTYLYQFMCLGSCVGGPNRRPMQIVFTLENDQLVLGRAAVDIRICACPARDKRLEEKSYLPKPPASSPSYTTGDKPRAAHKRKLDTTDTFTITIHGRDNFEILRKIRDSLELMSSLSNDQVTQYKQCKVSKSCTQLLQHDLSTEFFSLPQIIPPLQMVQ; via the coding sequence ATGTCTTATATATACTTCAGCACACTGACCACATCTCACTTCTCACTCAGATCGATTTCCAACATGGCTTACTCTCACCACCTCTCTCAACATTCCTATCAGGACTTTCTACAACTGTGGACAAGCCTTGAGGAGCTCAGCCCAGATAACTCTTACCCTACCCTCACCACAGAGGCTGACACAGAGCATAACCTTCTTGGTTCATCCCTGGAGGATCTCCACTCTGAGTTAACAACCGAGGACATACCTTGTGAGCCGGTCTCCACAATTAACTCTTCTCCCACATCTCAGATCGCTGGTCAAATATCCACAGTGACCAGTCCTCTGTCCAGTTCTCCTCCCCACACAGCAACAACCCCATCCTGTCCTGGTCAAACCTCACCTCAGATTGTCACAAGTCCTTCAGGAGAGCAAGTGTATGCCAAACATTCCACTCCTTCCAACACCAATTATCCTGGCACATACGGATTCCAAGTCTCCTTCTCTCCACCCCAGAAAGAGACCAAATCCACAAGCTGGACATACTCTGCCCTCGGCCGCAAGCTTTATGTCAAGATGGCCAGCTCCTGTCCTGTTCAGTTTCACACCAGTCAGCCTCCACCAGAGGGCAGTATTACCCGAGCCATGGCCGTTTTCAGCAAGGCAGAACACGCTCAAGCTGTGGTCACACGGTGTCCTAACCATGTCAGCAGCAGAGAGCACAACCAGAACCACCCTGCTCCTAGTCACCTTGTTCGCTGTGAGCATCAACTCAGTCACTACCTGGACGATCCTTCCACAGGCAGACACAGTGTGCTCACTCCTTATCAGCAGCCACAGGCTGGCTGCCCTCATCTCACCTATCTCTACCAGTTCATGTGTCTGGGATCCTGTGTGGGAGGACCCAACAGAAGACCAATGCAGATTGTCTTCACCCTAGAGAACGACCAGCTAGTTCTGGGAAGAGCCGCTGTAGACATCCGCATCTGTGCCTGTCCTGCCCGTGACAAGAGACTGGAGGAAAAGTCCTATTTACCTAAACCTCCAGCTTCCTCTCCCAGCTACACCACAGGCGACAAACCCAGGGCCGCTCACAAGAGGAAACTTGACACCACAGACACTTTTACCATCACCATTCATGGCCGTGATAACTTTGAAATCTTACGCAAAatcagagattccttagaactCATGTCTTCTTTATCCAATGATCAAGTCACTCAATACAAACAATGTAAAGTTTCCAAATCCTGTACTCAACTTTTACAGCATGACTTGTCAACAGAGTTCTTTTCATTGCCACAAATTATTCCCCCTCTACAGATGGTTCAATAA
- the LOC135470396 gene encoding cellular tumor antigen p53-like, with protein sequence MAYSHHLSQHSYQDFLQLWTSLEELSPDNSYPTLTTEADTEHNLLGSSLEDLHSELTTEDIPCELVSTMNSSPTSQYAGQISTVTSPLPSSPPHIATTPSCPGQTSPQIVTSPSGEQVYAKHSTPSNTNYPGTYGFQVSFSPPQKETKSTSWTYSALGHKLYVKMASSCPVQFHTSQPPPEGSIIRAMAVFSKAEHAQGVVTRCPNHVSSREHNQNHPAPSHLVRCEHQLSHYLDDPSTGRHSVLTPYQQPQAGCPHLTYLYQFMCLGSCVGGPNRRPMQIVFTLENDQLVLGRAAVDIRICACPARDKRLEEKSYLPKPPASSPSYTTGDKPRAAHKRKLDTTDTFTITIHGRDNFEILRKIRDSLELMSSLSNDQVTQYKQCKVSKSCTQLLQHDLSTEFFSLPQIIPPLQMVQ encoded by the coding sequence ATGGCTTACTCTCACCACCTCTCTCAACATTCCTATCAGGACTTTCTACAACTGTGGACAAGCCTTGAGGAGCTCAGCCCAGATAACTCTTACCCTACCCTCACCACAGAGGCTGACACAGAGCATAACCTTCTTGGTTCATCCCTGGAGGATCTCCACTCTGAGTTAACAACTGAGGACATACCTTGTGAGCTGGTCTCCACAATGAACTCTTCTCCCACATCTCAGTATGCTGGTCAAATATCCACAGTGACCAGTCCTCTGCCCAGTTCTCCTCCCCACATAGCAACAACCCCATCCTGTCCTGGTCAAACCTCACCTCAGATTGTCACAAGTCCTTCAGGAGAGCAAGTGTATGCCAAACATTCCACTCCTTCCAACACCAATTATCCTGGCACATACGGATTCCAAGTCTCCTTCTCTCCACCTCAGAAAGAGACCAAATCCACAAGCTGGACATACTCTGCCCTCGGCCACAAGCTTTATGTCAAGATGGCCAGCTCCTGTCCTGTTCAGTTTCACACCAGTCAGCCTCCACCAGAGGGCAGTATTATCCGAGCCATGGCCGTTTTCAGCAAGGCAGAACACGCTCAAGGTGTGGTCACACGGTGTCCTAACCATGTCAGCAGCAGAGAGCACAACCAGAACCACCCTGCTCCTAGTCACCTTGTTCGCTGTGAGCATCAACTCAGTCACTACCTGGACGATCCTTCCACAGGCAGACACAGTGTGCTCACTCCTTATCAGCAGCCACAGGCTGGCTGCCCTCATCTCACCTATCTCTACCAGTTCATGTGTCTGGGATCCTGTGTGGGAGGACCCAACAGAAGACCAATGCAGATTGTCTTCACCCTAGAGAACGACCAGCTAGTTCTGGGAAGAGCCGCTGTAGACATCCGCATCTGTGCCTGTCCTGCCCGTGACAAGAGGCTGGAGGAAAAGTCCTATTTACCTAAACCTCCAGCTTCCTCTCCCAGCTACACCACAGGCGACAAACCCAGGGCCGCTCACAAGAGGAAACTTGACACCACAGACACTTTTACCATCACCATTCATGGCCGTGATAACTTTGAAATCTTACGCAAAatcagagattccttagaactCATGTCTTCTTTATCCAATGATCAAGTCACTCAATACAAACAATGTAAAGTTTCCAAATCCTGTACTCAACTTTTACAGCATGACTTGTCAACAGAGTTCTTTTCATTGCCACAAATTATTCCCCCTCTACAGATGGTTCAATAA
- the LOC135469670 gene encoding cellular tumor antigen p53-like, with translation MAYSHHLSQHSYQDFLQLWTSLEELSPDNSYPTLTTEADIEHNLLGSSLEDLHSELTTEDIPCELVSKMNSSPTSQTAGQISTVTSPLPSSPTHIATTPSCPGQTSPQIVTSPSGEQVYAKHSTPSNTNYPGTYGFQVSFSPPQKETKSTSWTYSVLGHKLYVKMASSCPVQFHTSQPPPEGSIIRAMAVFSKAEHAQGVVTRCPNHVSSREHNQNHPAPSHLVRCEHQLSHYLDDPSTGRHSVLTPYQQPQAGCPHLTYLYQFMCLGSCVGGPNRRPMQIVFTLENDQLVLGRAAVDIRICACPARDKRLEEKSYLPKPPASSPSYTTGDKPRAAHKRKLDTTDTFTITIHGRDNFEILRKIRDSLELMSSLSNDQVTQYKQCKVSKSCTQLLQHDLSTEFFSLPQIIPPLQMVQ, from the coding sequence ATGGCTTACTCTCACCACCTCTCTCAACATTCCTATCAGGACTTTCTACAACTGTGGACAAGCCTTGAGGAGCTCAGCCCAGATAACTCTTACCCTACCCTCACCACAGAGGCTGACATAGAGCATAACCTTCTTGGTTCATCCCTGGAGGATCTCCACTCTGAGTTAACAACCGAGGACATACCTTGTGAGCTGGTCTCCAAAATGAACTCTTCTCCCACATCTCAGACTGCTGGTCAAATATCCACAGTGACCAGTCCTCTGCCCAGTTCTCCTACCCACATAGCAACAACCCCATCCTGTCCTGGTCAAACCTCACCTCAGATTGTCACAAGTCCTTCAGGAGAGCAAGTGTATGCCAAACATTCCACTCCTTCCAACACCAATTATCCTGGCACATACGGATTCCAAGTCTCCTTTTCTCCACCTCAGAAAGAGACCAAGTCCACAAGCTGGACATACTCTGTCCTCGGCCACAAGCTTTATGTCAAGATGGCCAGCTCCTGTCCGGTCCAGTTTCACACCAGTCAGCCTCCACCAGAGGGCAGTATTATCCGAGCCATGGCCGTTTTCAGCAAGGCAGAACACGCTCAAGGTGTGGTCACACGGTGTCCTAACCATGTCAGCAGCAGAGAGCACAACCAGAACCACCCTGCTCCTAGTCACCTTGTTCGCTGTGAGCATCAACTCAGTCACTACCTGGACGATCCTTCCACAGGCAGACACAGTGTGCTCACTCCTTATCAGCAGCCACAGGCTGGCTGCCCTCATCTCACCTATCTCTACCAGTTCATGTGTCTGGGATCCTGTGTGGGAGGACCCAACAGAAGACCAATGCAGATTGTCTTCACCCTAGAGAACGACCAGCTAGTTCTGGGAAGAGCCGCTGTAGACATCCGCATCTGTGCCTGTCCTGCCCGTGACAAGAGGCTGGAGGAAAAGTCCTATTTACCTAAACCTCCAGCTTCCTCTCCCAGCTACACCACAGGCGACAAACCCAGGGCCGCTCACAAGAGGAAACTTGACACCACAGACACTTTTACCATCACCATTCATGGCCGTGATAACTTTGAAATCTTACGCAAAatcagagattccttagaactCATGTCTTCTTTATCCAATGATCAAGTCACTCAATACAAACAATGTAAAGTTTCCAAATCCTGTACTCAACTTTTACAGCATGACTTGTCAACAGAGTTCTTTTCATTGCCACAAATTATTCCCCCTCTACAGATGGTTCAATAA